A single window of Sphingobacterium sp. ML3W DNA harbors:
- a CDS encoding K(+)-transporting ATPase subunit C, with amino-acid sequence MKKHILPAIKLTIILIVFFAVIYPFAIWAIAQAAPNNGKDEIITFQGKTYYKNIGQSFTDDHYFWSRPSAVNYNAAGSAGSNKGPSNPSYLAEVEARIDTFLVHNPEITKREIPVDLITASGSGLDPHFSIQAAQVQVKRIAKIRNISTVALVALIEDHTERPLFGIFGPAKINVLKLNIALDQLAAK; translated from the coding sequence ATGAAAAAGCATATTTTACCAGCAATTAAGCTGACCATTATTTTGATTGTTTTTTTTGCAGTAATCTACCCCTTTGCTATTTGGGCCATTGCCCAGGCAGCTCCAAATAACGGTAAAGATGAAATCATCACTTTTCAAGGCAAGACCTATTACAAGAATATTGGCCAGTCTTTTACCGATGATCATTATTTCTGGTCGCGTCCTTCTGCTGTAAATTATAATGCAGCAGGTTCTGCGGGTAGTAATAAAGGACCATCCAATCCATCATACCTCGCAGAGGTCGAAGCTAGAATTGATACTTTTTTGGTGCATAATCCTGAAATCACCAAACGCGAAATACCTGTTGATTTGATTACGGCTAGTGGGAGTGGTTTGGATCCACACTTCTCTATACAAGCGGCTCAAGTACAAGTGAAACGTATCGCTAAGATCAGAAATATATCAACAGTAGCTCTTGTTGCTTTGATTGAGGATCATACCGAAAGACCGCTGTTTGGGATATTTGGTCCAGCGAAAATCAATGTGCTAAAATTGAATATTGCATTAGATCAATTAGCCGCGAAATAA
- a CDS encoding porin: MKRYIICSILLLGTIQILQAQEKVEDKKALTVSGYVEVYGQYDFSNPKNNVRPGFVYSHHRNNEVNLNLGLIKVNYDTERVRANLALGAGTYMNVNYAAEPATLKNSYEANVGIKISKKHNLWIDAGIFPSHIGFESAISKDCYTLTRSMGAENSPYFETGAKVSYTTEDGKWLLSGLVLNGWQRIQRVDGNSTPAFGHQVTYKPTDKVTLNSSSFMGSDQADSVRRIRYFHHFYGQFQLYDKLVLITGFDIGVEQKQKGSSKYNTWLTPVLIASYKVHDDLAFALRGEYYQDKDGVLIDTGTPHGFQTFGYSFTLDYTVLTNLIWRTEFKKLQSKDAIFVERNAALTKDNVIGITSLALRF; the protein is encoded by the coding sequence ATGAAAAGATATATCATCTGTTCCATATTGTTATTAGGAACAATCCAAATTTTGCAAGCACAGGAAAAGGTTGAGGACAAAAAAGCGTTAACCGTGAGTGGTTACGTCGAGGTGTATGGGCAGTACGATTTTTCAAATCCGAAAAATAATGTGAGACCTGGATTTGTGTATAGCCACCATCGGAATAACGAGGTGAATTTAAACCTTGGACTGATTAAAGTGAATTACGATACCGAGAGGGTCAGAGCTAACCTCGCGCTTGGGGCTGGAACTTATATGAATGTAAATTATGCTGCGGAACCTGCAACATTAAAAAATAGCTATGAAGCAAATGTAGGGATTAAAATTTCGAAAAAACATAATCTATGGATTGATGCAGGTATTTTTCCATCGCATATTGGATTTGAAAGTGCTATTAGTAAAGACTGCTATACCTTGACAAGGAGTATGGGCGCCGAAAACTCACCATACTTTGAAACAGGAGCAAAGGTGTCGTATACAACGGAAGATGGTAAGTGGTTGTTAAGTGGGCTAGTTTTAAATGGATGGCAAAGAATTCAGCGAGTTGACGGAAATAGTACTCCTGCCTTTGGACACCAAGTAACTTATAAACCAACAGATAAAGTAACGTTGAATAGCAGTTCGTTTATGGGGAGTGATCAAGCTGACTCTGTCCGTAGAATACGTTATTTTCATCATTTTTATGGACAGTTCCAATTATATGATAAGCTTGTTTTGATAACAGGTTTTGATATAGGGGTAGAACAAAAGCAGAAGGGAAGTTCGAAATACAATACCTGGCTTACCCCTGTTTTGATTGCTTCTTATAAGGTCCATGATGATTTAGCGTTTGCTCTTCGAGGTGAATATTATCAAGATAAGGATGGCGTATTAATCGATACCGGGACACCACATGGCTTTCAAACTTTTGGCTATTCTTTTACGTTAGATTATACGGTTTTGACGAATTTAATCTGGCGAACTGAATTTAAAAAATTACAGAGTAAAGATGCTATTTTTGTTGAACGAAATGCTGCCTTGACGAAAGATAATGTGATAGGAATCACTTCCTTGGCGTTGCGTTTTTAA
- a CDS encoding pyridoxal phosphate-dependent aminotransferase, translating to MSTQSYLSDRINNLSESATLKMTKLGRELAAKGVNVISLSVGEPDFNTPDHVKEAAKKALDENWTRYSPVPGYPELRQAIVNKLKIENNLDYDISQIVVSTGAKQSLSNVILTLVNPGDEVVIPTPYWVSYSEMVVLAEGKSVYINTEIDNNFKITPEQLEAAITPKTKLFMFSSPNNPTGTVYSKDELAALAKVFEKHPHVFILSDEIYEHINFVDKHESIAQFDSIKDRVIIVNGFSKAFAMTGWRLGYIACNKEIAAANDKLQGQTTSGTCSISQRAGIVAYEQGLESVNIMKEAFVRRRQLVYDLLAAIPGVKTNLPEGAFYFFPEISSFFGKKDENGNVIKNSSDLALYLLNVGHVATVGGDSFGNDKYIRLSYAASDESLVEALRRIKEALGKLA from the coding sequence ATGAGCACACAATCATATTTATCAGATCGGATAAACAATCTATCCGAATCGGCTACGCTTAAAATGACTAAGCTTGGTCGTGAATTAGCCGCAAAAGGCGTTAATGTTATCAGCTTAAGTGTTGGTGAACCAGATTTTAATACTCCAGACCACGTTAAAGAAGCTGCTAAGAAGGCATTGGACGAAAATTGGACGCGTTACTCTCCAGTTCCAGGATACCCAGAATTGCGTCAGGCTATTGTGAATAAATTGAAGATTGAAAATAATCTTGATTATGATATTTCTCAAATCGTAGTTTCCACAGGTGCAAAACAATCTTTATCAAATGTTATTTTAACACTTGTTAATCCAGGTGATGAAGTCGTAATCCCTACTCCATATTGGGTTTCATATTCAGAAATGGTTGTATTGGCAGAAGGAAAATCTGTTTACATTAATACTGAAATTGATAACAACTTTAAAATTACGCCTGAGCAACTCGAAGCTGCCATCACGCCAAAAACTAAATTATTCATGTTTTCATCACCCAATAACCCTACAGGTACGGTGTATAGTAAAGATGAATTGGCTGCTTTGGCAAAAGTTTTTGAAAAACATCCACATGTGTTCATCCTATCCGATGAAATCTATGAGCATATCAATTTTGTAGACAAACACGAATCAATTGCCCAATTTGACAGTATTAAAGATCGCGTTATTATCGTAAATGGTTTTTCTAAAGCATTTGCAATGACAGGATGGAGATTAGGCTATATTGCTTGTAATAAAGAGATTGCTGCTGCAAATGATAAATTACAGGGACAGACAACCTCTGGAACGTGCTCGATTTCACAACGTGCTGGTATCGTTGCTTATGAGCAAGGATTAGAATCAGTGAATATCATGAAGGAAGCATTTGTACGTCGCCGTCAGTTGGTGTATGATCTATTAGCTGCAATTCCAGGTGTTAAGACAAATTTACCTGAAGGCGCATTCTATTTCTTCCCTGAGATCAGTTCATTCTTTGGAAAAAAAGATGAAAATGGAAATGTAATCAAAAACTCATCAGACTTAGCATTGTACTTATTAAACGTAGGTCATGTTGCTACCGTTGGTGGTGATTCATTCGGAAATGACAAATATATTCGTCTATCTTATGCTGCTTCAGACGAAAGCCTAGTAGAAGCATTAAGACGTATTAAAGAAGCTTTGGGTAAATTGGCATAA
- the kdpA gene encoding potassium-transporting ATPase subunit KdpA: MNTEIIAIIVLFLGTIALAIPLGRYIAKVFAGDKTFLDPIFYPIEGFFYKITGIDSKVEMNWKQQMVALLTINMLWFLLGMSVLMTQGMLPLNPDHNPSMSPDLAFNTVISFVVNCNLQHYSGETGVSYLGQYWLMFLQFVSAGTGMAAVVTLFRAFRDKTAIDLGNFYEYFIKSCTRILLPLSFVVAILLVFQGTPMTFDGKDTMVSLQGDTVQVSRGPAAAFVAIKHIGTNGGGFFGANSAHPFENPTYFSNMVEMAAQMIVPFAMIFAFGYFIKRRKLSWMMFAVMTVGFLLLAIPNIRMEMNGNPAIEKLGIDQSLGAMEGKEIRIGAATSGFWSIVTTVISTGSVNSMHDSSMPLSGMNELLAMMINSFYGGAGVGILNFFIFIILAVFISGLMVGRTPEFLGKKIEAREMKIAMIIALIHPFLILVGVGLATAFPGQGAATLNNPGFHGFSEILYEYTSSSANNGSGFEGLGDNTPWWNISTGIVLIFSRFLPIIGPVAIAGLLAQKKFIPQGEGTLQTDTATFGILIFTVIAIVAALSFFPALALGPIAEYFSMH, from the coding sequence ATGAACACAGAAATAATAGCCATAATCGTCCTATTTCTGGGCACGATCGCCTTAGCAATTCCTCTTGGAAGATATATTGCCAAGGTATTTGCTGGAGATAAGACATTTCTCGACCCCATCTTCTATCCGATTGAAGGGTTTTTCTATAAAATAACAGGAATCGATTCAAAGGTTGAAATGAATTGGAAGCAACAGATGGTTGCACTATTGACGATTAATATGCTGTGGTTCCTATTGGGAATGTCGGTGTTGATGACCCAAGGTATGTTACCCTTAAATCCAGACCATAACCCAAGCATGTCTCCAGATTTAGCATTTAATACAGTGATATCTTTTGTCGTTAACTGCAATTTACAACATTATTCTGGTGAGACAGGGGTGAGTTATTTGGGGCAATATTGGTTGATGTTTTTGCAATTTGTAAGTGCGGGTACAGGTATGGCTGCTGTAGTAACTCTTTTTAGGGCTTTTAGGGATAAAACTGCGATAGATTTGGGTAATTTTTATGAATACTTTATAAAATCTTGCACCCGTATATTGCTTCCTTTATCCTTTGTTGTAGCTATTTTACTTGTTTTTCAAGGTACACCAATGACATTTGACGGCAAGGATACGATGGTGAGTTTGCAAGGAGATACGGTCCAAGTGTCAAGGGGCCCTGCAGCAGCATTTGTTGCCATTAAACATATTGGTACCAATGGTGGTGGTTTTTTTGGTGCGAATTCGGCTCATCCTTTTGAAAATCCGACGTACTTCAGTAATATGGTGGAAATGGCCGCCCAGATGATCGTTCCGTTTGCCATGATCTTTGCTTTCGGTTATTTTATCAAAAGAAGAAAATTATCGTGGATGATGTTTGCAGTGATGACTGTGGGGTTTTTGCTGCTGGCTATCCCTAATATTCGTATGGAGATGAATGGTAATCCTGCTATTGAAAAACTGGGAATAGATCAATCATTAGGTGCCATGGAAGGAAAGGAAATTCGTATCGGTGCTGCTACATCTGGTTTTTGGAGTATTGTGACAACAGTGATTTCAACAGGGTCTGTCAATTCAATGCATGATAGTTCTATGCCACTTTCTGGTATGAACGAATTGCTTGCCATGATGATCAATAGCTTCTACGGAGGGGCAGGAGTAGGTATTCTGAACTTTTTTATATTCATTATTCTGGCTGTATTTATCAGTGGTCTGATGGTAGGACGTACACCCGAATTTCTGGGTAAAAAAATCGAAGCTAGGGAAATGAAGATCGCCATGATCATTGCTTTGATCCATCCATTTTTAATTTTAGTTGGTGTTGGTTTAGCAACTGCTTTCCCGGGTCAGGGTGCCGCAACTTTAAATAATCCAGGATTTCACGGATTTAGTGAGATTTTATATGAGTATACTTCTTCATCAGCGAATAATGGAAGTGGTTTTGAAGGTCTAGGCGACAATACCCCTTGGTGGAATATCAGTACGGGCATCGTTTTGATATTCTCGCGATTCTTACCCATTATTGGCCCCGTTGCTATTGCAGGCCTATTGGCTCAGAAGAAATTTATTCCACAAGGGGAGGGAACTTTGCAAACCGATACGGCAACTTTTGGGATTCTGATATTTACCGTTATCGCAATTGTAGCGGCATTATCATTCTTCCCAGCATTGGCTTTAGGGCCCATTGCAGAGTATTTTTCAATGCATTAA
- a CDS encoding histidine kinase: protein MEERKDAEYFLNLIKKSRKGKFKLYIGMSAGVGKTYRMLQEAHTLLHNGIAVKIGYVETHNRKETEALLDGLPVIPRRKLFYKGKELEDLDVQAIINLHPEIVIIDELAHSNMEGSLNEKRWQDVVDILDSGINVISAVNIQHIESLHDEVKEITGIDVQERIPDRVLGLADEVVNIDLTAEELIDRLKEGKIYDAAKIEMALANFFNTNHILQLRELALKEVASQVQRKVEAEVIHSKYVKKEQLLACISSNEKTAKIVIRKTARLANYYNSKWFVLYVQTPKESVSKIALDKQRHLINNFKLATELGAEIIKINHRNVSKAIIDQCETRQITTVCIGKPHLRLIKIIWATNTFNTLLTKLSNEKIDLIILS, encoded by the coding sequence ATGGAAGAAAGGAAAGATGCGGAATATTTCTTGAACCTGATAAAAAAGTCTAGGAAAGGAAAATTTAAACTGTACATCGGTATGAGTGCCGGTGTGGGTAAGACATACCGTATGTTGCAAGAAGCGCATACACTTTTGCATAATGGTATAGCTGTTAAAATAGGCTATGTGGAGACCCATAATAGAAAGGAAACGGAAGCGCTGTTGGATGGACTTCCTGTAATACCGAGACGTAAATTGTTTTATAAGGGTAAAGAGCTTGAAGATTTGGATGTACAGGCAATTATTAATTTGCATCCTGAGATTGTTATTATTGACGAGCTAGCGCATAGTAATATGGAAGGTAGTCTCAATGAAAAGCGCTGGCAGGACGTTGTCGATATATTGGATAGTGGTATTAATGTGATTAGCGCAGTCAACATCCAGCACATTGAAAGTTTACATGATGAGGTTAAAGAAATCACAGGAATCGATGTGCAGGAACGTATACCTGATCGTGTTTTGGGCTTGGCAGATGAAGTAGTTAATATTGATTTGACTGCTGAAGAGCTAATTGATAGGTTGAAGGAGGGGAAAATTTATGATGCAGCCAAGATTGAAATGGCATTAGCCAATTTTTTTAATACTAATCATATCTTGCAGTTGCGCGAGTTGGCATTGAAAGAAGTGGCGTCGCAAGTACAAAGGAAAGTTGAGGCGGAGGTTATTCACAGTAAATACGTAAAAAAAGAACAACTTTTAGCTTGTATTAGTTCAAATGAAAAGACAGCAAAGATTGTGATTCGTAAGACCGCAAGATTAGCAAATTATTATAATAGTAAATGGTTTGTGCTTTATGTACAGACACCAAAAGAAAGTGTTTCTAAAATAGCCTTGGATAAACAACGGCATTTGATTAATAATTTTAAATTAGCAACAGAATTGGGGGCGGAAATCATTAAAATTAATCACAGAAATGTCTCAAAAGCGATTATAGACCAATGTGAAACAAGACAGATAACGACAGTTTGTATTGGGAAGCCACATTTGAGATTGATAAAAATAATCTGGGCAACAAATACTTTTAATACCCTTTTAACAAAGCTTTCGAACGAAAAAATAGACCTTATAATTCTTTCATAA
- a CDS encoding potassium-transporting ATPase subunit F has translation MIALFIIAIGVFAYIVYVLLKPEQF, from the coding sequence ATGATAGCATTATTCATAATAGCAATTGGCGTGTTTGCATACATCGTGTATGTATTGCTAAAGCCAGAACAGTTTTAA
- a CDS encoding ATP-binding protein, which translates to MRIKTKLTYGIGLLFLMIVLLVVVSGWYVNQLKRDTNNILNANYNTLQYARNMLLALEEYTVDTTALHEFKENLEKQKENVTEIGEIQATQLVEKHFYQFIENKFDLTLISKIRKDITELMRLNMEAIERKSDIASVTAEKAIAVISITGTLCFLIAFILIVNLPSNIANPIKELTESIKQIANENYKKRIHYEGRNEFGELAKSFNTMAEKLEEYAESKLDKILKGKKRIDTLINKMHDPVIGIDEEKVVLFANEEALKITGLLGEQLIGKQIQDVAVTNDLVRDFIKDIFRDKQQRDGELLKIYANGKESYFEKEIVDINIVPTGESESQFIGQVIMLRNITQFKEMDFAKTNFIATISHELKTPIASIKMGLQLLENKQIGTLNEDQNNLVQSIRDDTVRLLKITGELLDMTQVESGTIQLNVSPTNVSELVEYAIRATKAMAEQKNIELRLQMENNLPDVLADNEKTAWVLTNLLSNAVRYSYENSAIYIIIASTDDQVRIAVKDAGQGIEGQYRDKIFERYFRIPGTKKEGTGLGLSISKEFIEAQGGTITVESEYGSGSIFSFTLNGVVTVHSKNG; encoded by the coding sequence ATGCGCATTAAAACAAAATTAACTTATGGTATTGGATTACTTTTTCTCATGATCGTACTATTGGTTGTGGTAAGCGGTTGGTACGTCAATCAATTGAAGAGGGACACGAATAATATCCTAAATGCGAACTACAATACCTTACAATATGCTCGGAATATGTTATTAGCATTGGAAGAGTATACTGTTGATACTACAGCGTTACATGAGTTTAAAGAAAATTTAGAGAAACAAAAAGAGAATGTTACGGAGATTGGAGAGATACAAGCAACACAGTTGGTAGAGAAGCATTTTTATCAATTTATTGAAAATAAATTTGATCTGACACTCATTTCAAAAATTAGGAAAGATATCACAGAATTGATGCGGCTCAACATGGAAGCCATAGAACGGAAAAGTGATATAGCGTCTGTCACAGCAGAAAAGGCCATTGCTGTTATTTCGATTACGGGAACATTATGTTTTTTGATTGCTTTTATTCTCATTGTCAATCTACCGTCCAATATTGCCAACCCAATAAAGGAATTAACAGAAAGTATTAAACAGATTGCGAATGAAAATTATAAAAAAAGAATTCATTACGAAGGACGCAATGAATTTGGTGAGCTTGCAAAGTCCTTTAATACAATGGCAGAGAAGCTTGAAGAATATGCCGAAAGCAAATTGGATAAGATATTGAAGGGGAAAAAGCGGATCGATACGTTGATTAATAAGATGCATGACCCCGTAATTGGTATCGATGAAGAGAAGGTGGTTTTATTTGCGAATGAAGAGGCTTTGAAGATTACGGGTTTACTTGGAGAACAATTGATTGGAAAGCAGATACAGGATGTGGCTGTTACGAATGATCTGGTCAGGGATTTTATTAAAGATATCTTTCGCGATAAGCAGCAACGGGATGGGGAGCTTTTAAAAATTTATGCTAATGGTAAGGAAAGTTATTTTGAAAAAGAGATTGTCGACATCAATATTGTGCCAACGGGTGAATCAGAATCACAATTTATAGGCCAGGTCATCATGTTGCGTAATATAACGCAATTTAAAGAGATGGATTTTGCAAAAACGAATTTTATAGCAACAATCTCTCACGAGTTGAAAACACCTATTGCCTCTATAAAAATGGGATTGCAATTGTTGGAAAATAAACAAATCGGTACGCTTAACGAAGATCAGAACAATCTTGTTCAAAGTATTCGTGATGATACGGTTCGGTTATTGAAAATTACGGGTGAATTGTTGGATATGACTCAGGTTGAAAGCGGAACAATTCAATTAAATGTATCACCCACGAATGTCAGCGAACTGGTGGAATATGCGATACGTGCAACAAAGGCTATGGCTGAGCAAAAGAACATTGAATTGCGATTGCAAATGGAAAATAATCTTCCGGATGTACTTGCAGATAATGAAAAAACGGCTTGGGTGCTGACCAATTTATTGTCAAACGCGGTGCGTTATTCTTATGAAAATTCGGCTATTTATATCATCATAGCATCGACTGATGATCAGGTTAGAATCGCTGTAAAAGATGCTGGACAAGGAATAGAAGGACAATATAGGGATAAGATATTTGAACGTTACTTTCGTATACCAGGAACAAAAAAAGAAGGAACAGGTTTGGGGTTGAGTATCAGTAAGGAATTTATTGAGGCGCAAGGAGGAACCATTACGGTCGAAAGTGAATATGGTTCGGGAAGTATATTTTCTTTTACATTGAATGGTGTGGTAACTGTCCATTCGAAAAATGGCTGA
- a CDS encoding sigma-54-dependent transcriptional regulator → MSTILIIDDEDKIRTLLARIITLEGYEVFQASDLKKGLRRLEEQDIDVVICDVKLPDGSGVDITKVIKDKYPYIEIILLTAYGNIPDGVQAIKNGAFDYITKGDDNNKIIPLLYNASEKVALAKRVRELERQLGDRHSFDKIVGKSKAILNAIDLAKRVAVTDTTVLLTGDTGTGKEVFAQAIHQASNRQKFNFVAINCAAFSKDLLESELFGHKAGSFTGALKDQKGLFEEANKGTIFLDEIGEMAIELQAKILRVLETGEFLKVGDTKVTRVDVRIIAATNRNLEEEMVNENFRSDLFYRLSVFSIYLPALRERKQDIHLLAIYFTQIFSTRANRRELQISPEYVTALENHDWKGNIRELKNCIERSVILSDTDVLCVETLPFARISVDSGTRILSAFSMESVEKLHIQKVLHHTHGNKAEAARLLEIGIATLYRKIEEYKLV, encoded by the coding sequence TTGAGCACTATCCTAATCATCGACGACGAAGATAAGATCCGTACATTACTCGCTAGAATAATTACGCTAGAGGGCTATGAGGTATTTCAAGCATCAGACCTAAAGAAAGGTTTGAGACGATTGGAAGAACAAGATATAGACGTTGTAATCTGTGATGTCAAATTGCCTGATGGAAGTGGAGTTGATATTACAAAAGTAATCAAGGACAAATATCCGTATATCGAAATCATTTTATTGACAGCTTATGGGAATATTCCTGATGGGGTACAGGCGATTAAAAATGGTGCGTTTGATTATATTACTAAAGGAGACGATAATAATAAGATTATCCCTCTTTTATACAATGCTAGTGAAAAGGTAGCGCTGGCAAAGCGTGTGCGAGAGCTCGAAAGACAGCTTGGTGATCGTCATTCATTTGATAAAATTGTGGGGAAATCTAAAGCAATCTTGAATGCTATTGATTTGGCAAAGAGAGTTGCTGTAACGGATACAACTGTTTTACTGACGGGTGACACGGGAACTGGAAAAGAAGTTTTTGCACAAGCGATACATCAGGCTAGCAATCGTCAAAAATTCAATTTTGTAGCCATTAATTGTGCTGCATTCAGTAAGGACTTGTTGGAAAGTGAATTGTTTGGACATAAAGCAGGTTCATTTACTGGGGCATTGAAGGATCAAAAAGGACTTTTCGAAGAGGCTAATAAAGGAACGATCTTTCTGGATGAAATTGGCGAAATGGCCATAGAGCTGCAGGCTAAAATCTTAAGAGTATTGGAAACCGGTGAATTTTTGAAAGTCGGTGATACTAAGGTAACACGGGTGGATGTTCGTATTATTGCGGCAACCAATCGTAACTTAGAGGAGGAAATGGTAAACGAGAACTTCCGGAGCGATTTATTTTATCGTCTTTCAGTATTCAGCATCTATTTGCCCGCATTGCGTGAACGTAAACAGGATATCCATTTATTAGCGATTTATTTTACACAAATATTTTCTACACGAGCTAACCGGAGAGAGCTACAGATTTCGCCAGAATATGTAACTGCTTTGGAAAACCATGATTGGAAAGGAAATATTCGAGAACTTAAGAACTGCATAGAACGTAGTGTGATTTTATCAGATACTGATGTATTGTGTGTAGAAACACTTCCTTTTGCCCGTATTTCTGTGGATTCGGGGACTAGAATATTATCTGCCTTCTCCATGGAGAGTGTAGAAAAATTACATATCCAAAAAGTATTGCACCATACCCATGGTAATAAAGCTGAAGCTGCTCGACTCTTGGAAATTGGTATTGCTACTCTTTACCGTAAGATAGAAGAGTACAAATTAGTATAG
- the kdpB gene encoding potassium-transporting ATPase subunit KdpB, which yields MNKNQSLFQHDLLLQAGKQSFVKLNPKLMFRNPVMFTVEIGTFVMLVVCIWILAGESSQGSFGYNFIIFLLLLLTLLFANFAEAIAEARGKAQADSLRKTREETPAKLADGKIVSSSQLVKGDIFICEAGDIIPSDGEIVSGLATIDESAITGESAPVIRESGGDKSSVTGGTKVLSDSIQVRVTTEPGESFLDKMIALVEGASRQKTPNEIALTILLAGFTLVFIIVTVTLKPFADYAKAPITIAAFISLFICLIPTTIGGLLSAIGIAGMDRALRANVITKSGKAVETAGDIDVLLLDKTGTITIGNRKATHFYPSNNIAEQQLIRAAVLSSMSDETPEGKSIIELAGINPISYPIHSPVFIKFTAETRSSGIDFDQTRIRKGATDAIRNIVTQAGHAFPLDITDNVTKISQNGGTPLVVCENEIALGVIELQDVIKPGIQERFERLRKMGIKTVMVTGDNPLTAKYIAEKAGVDDFIAEAKPEDKMNYIKMEQANGRLVAMMGDGTNDAPALAQADVGVAMNSGTQAAKEAGNMVDLDNDPTKLIEVVEIGKQLLMTRGTLTTFSIANDVAKYFAIIPALFITTIPALQGLNIMHLHSPESAILSAVIFNALIIPFLIPLALRGVAYKPIGASALLRRNLLIFGLGGVLVPFVGIKLIDLIVSLFF from the coding sequence ATGAATAAGAATCAATCATTGTTTCAGCATGACCTATTGCTGCAAGCTGGCAAACAGTCGTTCGTGAAATTGAATCCTAAACTCATGTTTCGGAATCCTGTTATGTTTACCGTAGAAATCGGGACTTTCGTGATGCTTGTAGTTTGTATATGGATACTGGCGGGAGAATCATCGCAGGGTAGTTTTGGATATAATTTTATCATATTCTTGCTGCTATTGCTGACATTATTATTCGCCAATTTTGCTGAAGCTATTGCCGAAGCGAGAGGGAAGGCACAAGCCGATAGTTTGCGTAAAACGCGAGAGGAGACACCTGCTAAACTGGCAGATGGAAAAATAGTTTCTTCTTCGCAGTTAGTTAAAGGCGATATTTTTATTTGCGAAGCAGGAGATATTATCCCTTCTGATGGAGAGATTGTTTCTGGATTGGCAACAATAGATGAAAGTGCCATAACCGGTGAATCAGCTCCAGTGATACGAGAGAGTGGTGGCGATAAGAGTAGTGTGACCGGTGGTACAAAGGTATTGTCCGATAGCATACAAGTGAGGGTAACGACCGAGCCTGGAGAAAGTTTTTTAGATAAAATGATTGCTCTGGTTGAAGGTGCAAGCCGTCAAAAAACACCGAATGAAATCGCATTGACAATCTTGTTGGCAGGTTTTACATTGGTATTTATTATTGTGACGGTCACCCTAAAGCCCTTTGCAGATTATGCTAAAGCTCCTATTACAATTGCGGCTTTTATCTCTTTATTTATCTGTTTAATACCGACAACTATTGGCGGTTTGTTATCTGCTATTGGTATAGCTGGAATGGATAGAGCGCTACGAGCAAATGTGATTACTAAAAGTGGGAAAGCTGTGGAGACGGCAGGTGATATTGATGTCTTGTTATTGGATAAGACAGGAACGATTACCATAGGTAATCGTAAAGCAACTCATTTTTATCCGTCCAATAACATAGCTGAACAGCAATTGATAAGAGCAGCTGTTCTGAGTTCGATGAGTGATGAAACCCCAGAAGGGAAGTCAATCATCGAACTGGCTGGAATAAACCCAATTTCGTACCCCATTCATTCGCCAGTTTTTATCAAGTTTACCGCAGAAACTAGAAGCTCAGGGATTGATTTTGATCAGACCCGTATTCGTAAGGGAGCAACAGATGCGATTCGAAATATTGTAACGCAAGCAGGCCATGCCTTCCCATTAGATATAACGGATAACGTTACGAAAATATCTCAAAATGGAGGTACTCCTCTGGTTGTTTGTGAAAATGAAATAGCCTTGGGTGTAATCGAATTGCAAGATGTGATCAAGCCTGGTATCCAAGAAAGATTCGAACGTTTGCGAAAAATGGGAATCAAAACGGTGATGGTAACCGGTGATAACCCGTTGACCGCTAAGTATATTGCTGAAAAGGCGGGGGTAGATGATTTTATTGCTGAAGCTAAGCCTGAAGATAAAATGAACTACATCAAGATGGAGCAGGCAAATGGACGTTTGGTTGCGATGATGGGCGATGGAACAAATGATGCTCCTGCACTGGCACAGGCAGATGTTGGTGTAGCTATGAATAGTGGGACTCAGGCCGCTAAAGAAGCTGGAAATATGGTCGACTTGGATAATGACCCTACGAAATTAATTGAAGTTGTAGAGATCGGTAAACAGCTGTTGATGACAAGGGGCACCTTAACTACTTTCAGTATTGCAAATGATGTAGCTAAATATTTTGCAATCATTCCAGCGTTATTCATAACGACCATTCCGGCATTACAAGGATTGAACATCATGCATTTACATAGTCCTGAAAGCGCTATTTTATCTGCTGTTATATTTAATGCGCTTATCATTCCATTTTTGATTCCTTTGGCGTTAAGGGGTGTGGCTTATAAACCAATTGGTGCTAGCGCTTTGTTACGTCGCAACCTACTGATATTTGGTCTAGGAGGTGTTTTAGTGCCTTTTGTGGGTATTAAACTTATTGACCTCATTGTTTCCTTATTTTTTTAA